Proteins from a single region of Leptospira brenneri:
- a CDS encoding LON peptidase substrate-binding domain-containing protein, with translation MFLPLHIFEPRYRMMLDFCMENGGELGMAPYPKNWIGAGAPPIPEIVGYGHIIQKESLPDGRSNIILEGIGTAEIVSLDSTEPFYIAQIVRREHERNKNVSESLKEKIEELLVLTKRILLAEGAEEDLILKMNQILVHPFPVDFIASLIYFDFKTKQTILETTHLETKADLLKTILLGLNLSE, from the coding sequence ATGTTTTTGCCTCTGCATATCTTTGAACCCAGGTATCGGATGATGCTCGATTTTTGTATGGAAAATGGAGGGGAATTGGGTATGGCCCCGTATCCCAAAAATTGGATTGGAGCTGGTGCTCCACCCATCCCTGAAATTGTAGGGTATGGGCACATCATCCAAAAGGAATCCTTACCAGATGGCAGATCCAATATCATTTTGGAAGGAATTGGAACCGCCGAGATTGTAAGCCTGGATTCAACAGAACCTTTTTATATCGCACAAATTGTAAGAAGGGAACATGAAAGAAATAAAAACGTTTCCGAATCTCTGAAAGAAAAAATTGAAGAGTTACTCGTTCTCACCAAACGGATCTTACTTGCGGAAGGTGCAGAAGAGGACTTAATCCTAAAAATGAATCAAATTTTGGTTCATCCCTTTCCTGTGGATTTTATTGCATCCCTGATCTACTTTGATTTCAAAACCAAACAAACCATTTTGGAAACCACTCATTTAGAAACCAAAGCTGACCTACTAAAAACGATCCTTCTTGGTCTTAATTTGAGTGAGTAG
- a CDS encoding LIC11631 family protein: MNRSDGSLVSSSSGVFYPYQHQDFYAMDSLFLSPQKQEEIWDFQSVSQVDLGFLGFLTLRGFLRESLSLPKLQVRGFSKHWKTYLAKVNFLGNRIPWESQEFIPNLVSDPMVPELAFGGKGHWTNEFHWERQNKETTSVFFSATNKQSEGDVAISDLMKDFLYYSQTNHYLERAYIRKENSSYLYLNAKESNPRVFFRENPTDLPEFLFLVAELKTKTSTHSN; encoded by the coding sequence GTGAATCGATCGGACGGATCTTTAGTTTCTTCTTCTTCAGGCGTTTTTTACCCCTACCAACACCAAGACTTTTATGCCATGGATTCTTTGTTTTTATCCCCGCAAAAACAGGAAGAGATTTGGGATTTTCAATCGGTTTCGCAGGTGGATTTGGGTTTTTTAGGTTTTTTGACCTTAAGGGGTTTTTTACGGGAGAGTTTGTCTCTACCGAAACTCCAAGTGCGAGGATTCTCCAAACATTGGAAAACATACCTTGCCAAAGTGAATTTTTTAGGCAACCGGATCCCTTGGGAATCACAAGAATTTATCCCAAATTTGGTATCCGATCCAATGGTTCCGGAACTTGCGTTTGGTGGGAAAGGTCACTGGACGAATGAATTTCATTGGGAGAGACAAAACAAAGAAACAACATCTGTTTTTTTCTCTGCAACAAACAAACAAAGTGAAGGTGATGTTGCGATTAGTGATCTAATGAAAGATTTTTTATATTATTCGCAAACCAATCATTATTTAGAAAGAGCTTACATTCGAAAAGAAAACTCTAGTTATTTGTACTTAAATGCAAAAGAATCTAATCCGAGAGTGTTTTTTCGTGAAAATCCGACGGATCTCCCTGAGTTTTTATTTTTGGTGGCTGAATTAAAAACGAAAACATCTACTCACTCAAATTAA
- a CDS encoding AMP-dependent synthetase/ligase, whose amino-acid sequence MPANLPELFQQTAEKFGNRPAFVSKDESKSYKPVTFKEVYDLGINLAEALIDLGVSAKENVALLADNRLEWIVSDYGILMSGACDVPRGTDITDSEIAYILNHCEAKVVFLENDKMLEKFQKNRSQLEFAKTLIVMDNKSTATGVLKLYDLIEKGKELRAKGSKKAEERMKAIAPDDLFTIIYTSGTTGMPKGVMLKHSNMIHQTSSILGSMIEIKQDERMLSILPVWHVFERVFEYLAIAAGCATYYTNVRDLRDDMKKAKPTFMASAPRLWESIYNGIYTRINDPKQTPAIRRGLFNLAYFFSKHFNAATRFLKGNQVDYVGRNPIVSLFKGIYYLTVAIVLAVPYFLLDLVVLSKIREATGGELKASVSGGGALQRHVDAFFNDIGINVLEGYGMTETSPVISVRTFKKLVQGSVGVITPETSVQIRDDLGKVLTHIDANQKLISGKYGARGVIHIRGPQVMKGYYKNPETTAKVLKDGWMDTGDIGMFNFKKTLTITGRAKDTVVLLGGENVEPVPIEDKLTESPFIAQVMVIGQDQKNLGALVVPDFDKLTEWAKENGISETDKQKLIENTKVLDFYKKEIKALNNTKTGFKSFEQVTPFILITKPFEVGDELTNLFKMKRHLITEKYKDKITSLYAGD is encoded by the coding sequence ATGCCAGCCAATTTGCCCGAACTCTTCCAGCAGACTGCTGAAAAATTTGGGAACCGCCCCGCGTTCGTTAGTAAGGATGAATCTAAGTCCTATAAACCCGTCACTTTTAAAGAAGTATATGATCTTGGTATCAACTTAGCGGAAGCTCTCATTGATTTGGGTGTTTCTGCCAAAGAAAATGTTGCCTTGCTTGCAGATAACCGCTTAGAGTGGATCGTTTCGGATTATGGAATTCTTATGTCCGGTGCTTGTGATGTTCCAAGAGGGACAGACATTACCGATTCAGAAATTGCTTATATTCTAAACCATTGTGAAGCGAAAGTTGTGTTTCTTGAGAATGATAAGATGCTCGAGAAATTTCAAAAAAACCGTTCACAATTGGAATTTGCAAAAACGCTGATTGTTATGGATAACAAATCCACTGCAACGGGTGTTTTAAAACTTTATGATTTAATTGAGAAAGGTAAGGAACTTCGTGCAAAAGGTTCCAAAAAAGCAGAAGAGCGAATGAAAGCCATTGCTCCTGATGACCTTTTCACAATCATCTATACTTCTGGAACTACAGGAATGCCAAAAGGGGTTATGTTGAAACATAGCAACATGATCCACCAAACATCTTCCATTCTAGGAAGTATGATTGAAATTAAACAAGATGAAAGAATGTTGTCTATCCTTCCTGTTTGGCACGTATTTGAAAGAGTATTTGAATACTTAGCGATTGCAGCTGGTTGTGCTACTTACTATACCAATGTTCGAGACCTTCGTGATGACATGAAAAAGGCAAAACCAACCTTTATGGCATCTGCTCCTAGACTTTGGGAAAGTATCTATAACGGAATTTATACAAGAATCAATGATCCAAAACAAACTCCTGCGATTCGTCGCGGGTTGTTCAACTTGGCTTATTTTTTCTCCAAACATTTTAACGCAGCCACAAGGTTTTTAAAAGGAAACCAAGTGGATTACGTTGGAAGAAATCCAATCGTTTCTCTTTTCAAGGGAATCTACTATCTAACAGTTGCCATTGTTTTAGCAGTGCCTTATTTCCTTTTGGATCTGGTCGTGCTTTCTAAAATCAGAGAGGCTACTGGTGGAGAACTCAAGGCTTCTGTTTCTGGTGGTGGTGCCCTTCAAAGACATGTGGACGCTTTCTTCAACGATATTGGAATCAACGTTTTGGAAGGGTATGGAATGACGGAAACTTCTCCGGTCATTTCTGTAAGAACTTTTAAAAAGTTAGTCCAAGGTTCTGTGGGAGTGATCACTCCTGAGACTTCCGTACAAATTCGTGATGATTTAGGAAAGGTTCTCACTCATATTGATGCCAACCAAAAACTCATTTCTGGAAAATATGGAGCGCGTGGGGTCATTCACATCCGTGGACCACAAGTCATGAAAGGTTATTACAAAAACCCAGAAACGACTGCAAAAGTTTTGAAAGACGGTTGGATGGATACAGGGGATATTGGAATGTTTAATTTCAAAAAGACCCTCACCATCACAGGTCGTGCAAAAGATACGGTAGTTTTACTTGGTGGAGAAAACGTTGAGCCGGTTCCTATTGAGGACAAACTCACAGAATCTCCTTTCATTGCACAAGTCATGGTCATTGGACAAGACCAAAAGAACTTAGGTGCTCTTGTAGTTCCTGATTTTGATAAACTGACTGAGTGGGCAAAGGAAAACGGTATTTCTGAGACAGACAAACAAAAACTCATCGAAAATACGAAGGTTCTCGATTTCTACAAAAAGGAAATCAAAGCCCTCAACAATACCAAAACAGGATTTAAATCTTTTGAACAGGTGACTCCGTTCATTCTCATCACCAAACCTTTTGAGGTGGGTGATGAATTGACAAACCTATTTAAAATGAAACGCCACTTGATCACAGAAAAATACAAAGATAAAATCACTTCTTTGTATGCTGGAGACTAA
- a CDS encoding TlpA disulfide reductase family protein translates to MNSKMMVQTLLQSKSSFYLIFLLSLFFCKPQGEPSDFYPEPLPDLQGKNERLEDFKGKVVVLDFWATWCEPCAKAVPTINQWKASVSEKDFIFRGINTDTSEPLEKIQKDMQRLKMNYPTLLDKDWKMTDFYHVEGIPCLLVFDRSGKIVYRQYGIIESDLSGLVIRSHVWAASDLP, encoded by the coding sequence ATGAATTCAAAAATGATGGTCCAAACTTTGTTACAGTCTAAATCCAGTTTTTATCTTATCTTTCTTCTTTCTCTCTTTTTTTGTAAACCCCAAGGGGAACCGAGTGATTTTTATCCAGAGCCACTCCCCGATTTGCAAGGTAAGAATGAAAGATTAGAGGATTTTAAGGGGAAAGTTGTGGTTTTGGATTTTTGGGCTACTTGGTGTGAACCTTGTGCCAAGGCAGTTCCCACAATCAATCAATGGAAGGCCTCTGTTTCAGAAAAAGATTTTATCTTCAGAGGGATCAACACTGACACTTCAGAACCCTTAGAAAAGATCCAAAAAGATATGCAGCGATTGAAAATGAACTATCCCACCTTACTGGATAAAGACTGGAAAATGACAGATTTTTATCATGTAGAAGGGATTCCCTGTCTACTTGTCTTTGATAGATCCGGCAAAATAGTATATCGACAGTATGGAATTATTGAATCCGACCTTTCTGGGCTTGTGATTCGTTCCCATGTTTGGGCAGCGTCGGATCTGCCATAA
- a CDS encoding glycosyltransferase family 4 protein, with the protein MVKNTKRIGLDARPLSTRISGVGRLIAETLKAFPHKEEYEFFLFSHLPIHPDHKAVLDLSNVTWVSGGGVLKWKGGLYYNLFIPLYLLKNRLDLFWGSQQVLPPFLPRSLVAVLTYCDLVLYLYPETMRWIAKIQQRLFQSYSVRRSRFILSISKQTSDDMCRKFGYPVEQTGVSYPGVNIQEMTKLLETEPTLRIKDLGTDYLLSVSTIEPRKNYPFLLEVFREYRKVDPHHYRPWVIVGKIGWESPEFIEELLQERSLYKDIHILDSVSDSELQHLYKRAGLFTFASKYEGFGIPMVEAIFHGLNCIVSDIPTFREIGKDGVTYLPYQSKDDAKAWAERIKKFYENPKPSNVSISEFTWENAAKITEEVFRKVLQEGE; encoded by the coding sequence ATGGTAAAAAATACCAAACGAATTGGCCTTGATGCCAGACCTTTATCCACTCGTATTTCCGGTGTGGGAAGGCTCATTGCAGAAACTTTAAAAGCCTTTCCTCATAAAGAAGAATACGAATTCTTTCTATTTTCTCATTTACCCATCCATCCTGACCATAAAGCTGTTTTGGATCTTTCTAACGTAACGTGGGTTAGTGGTGGTGGGGTTTTGAAATGGAAAGGTGGTTTGTATTATAATCTATTCATTCCCTTGTATTTGTTAAAAAATCGTTTGGATTTGTTTTGGGGTTCTCAACAAGTTTTACCTCCCTTTTTACCAAGATCTCTTGTTGCAGTGCTTACCTATTGCGATTTGGTTTTGTATTTATATCCAGAAACCATGCGTTGGATCGCCAAAATACAACAAAGATTGTTTCAAAGTTATTCCGTAAGAAGGTCCAGATTTATTCTGTCTATATCAAAACAAACCAGTGATGATATGTGTCGTAAGTTTGGTTATCCTGTGGAACAAACAGGGGTTTCTTACCCTGGTGTGAATATCCAAGAGATGACAAAACTTTTGGAAACGGAACCGACTCTACGCATTAAGGATTTAGGAACAGATTATTTGTTATCTGTATCCACCATTGAACCCAGAAAAAACTATCCATTTTTACTCGAAGTCTTTCGCGAATATCGTAAAGTTGATCCTCACCATTATAGGCCTTGGGTGATCGTTGGAAAAATTGGTTGGGAATCTCCTGAATTTATCGAAGAGTTATTACAAGAACGAAGTTTATACAAAGACATTCATATTTTGGATTCTGTTTCTGATTCTGAATTACAACATTTATATAAAAGAGCCGGACTATTTACTTTTGCGAGTAAATACGAGGGGTTCGGAATTCCAATGGTGGAAGCGATCTTTCATGGTTTGAATTGTATTGTTTCTGATATCCCTACTTTTCGTGAAATAGGAAAAGACGGCGTGACATATCTTCCTTACCAATCGAAGGATGATGCCAAAGCCTGGGCAGAAAGGATTAAAAAGTTTTACGAAAATCCCAAACCTTCGAATGTATCGATTTCTGAGTTCACTTGGGAGAATGCGGCAAAAATCACAGAAGAGGTTTTTCGAAAAGTTTTACAGGAAGGAGAATAA
- a CDS encoding 3'(2'),5'-bisphosphate nucleotidase CysQ family protein, whose product MEEHDFREVWRWVLSVGDSILSIYKSDFKIRDKGGNDPVTEADLFASEFLFEKISNYFPNHGFLSEEKLDTNSRLSKEWVWILDPIDGTREFVKKNDQFALSLGLVRNGEAIWGVIFNPATGEFFSKNRNTFFAKLHPPFATEENFRILVVESGSVLHPLEESKPVASKPVLLVSLSEMKEGLFSDVFWQEDFEIRSMGSIAYKLGLLSAGFIDLIVSLKPKNEWDICGGIALLDEENFTSFPLKDKGYKFNQAQTLSFGLVAGKKAAVQYLESKIDFHQLSLKVKERW is encoded by the coding sequence ATGGAAGAACACGATTTCAGGGAAGTTTGGCGCTGGGTATTATCTGTTGGTGATTCGATTCTTTCTATTTATAAATCGGATTTCAAAATCCGAGATAAGGGTGGAAACGATCCCGTTACAGAAGCCGATCTTTTTGCGAGCGAGTTTCTTTTTGAAAAAATTTCGAATTATTTTCCTAATCATGGGTTTTTATCGGAAGAAAAATTGGATACTAACAGTCGTTTGAGCAAGGAATGGGTTTGGATTTTAGACCCTATTGATGGCACTCGTGAATTTGTCAAAAAAAATGATCAGTTCGCACTCAGTCTTGGTCTTGTTCGCAACGGGGAAGCCATCTGGGGGGTGATTTTTAATCCCGCTACTGGTGAATTTTTTTCTAAAAACAGAAACACTTTTTTTGCTAAATTACATCCTCCCTTTGCTACAGAAGAAAACTTTAGAATCTTAGTTGTGGAAAGTGGTTCCGTGCTCCATCCCTTAGAAGAATCAAAACCTGTCGCTAGTAAACCTGTTTTACTTGTTTCTTTATCGGAAATGAAAGAAGGTTTGTTTTCTGATGTTTTCTGGCAAGAGGACTTTGAAATTCGCTCTATGGGAAGTATTGCTTACAAGTTAGGTTTGTTGTCTGCAGGCTTTATTGATTTAATCGTTTCTCTAAAACCCAAAAACGAATGGGACATTTGTGGTGGGATTGCTCTTTTAGATGAAGAGAACTTTACTAGTTTTCCTTTAAAGGACAAGGGGTACAAGTTCAACCAAGCCCAAACGCTTTCTTTTGGTCTTGTGGCAGGTAAAAAAGCAGCGGTTCAGTATTTGGAATCCAAAATTGATTTTCACCAATTGTCACTTAAGGTAAAGGAACGATGGTAA
- a CDS encoding LIC11625 family surface-exposed protein: MKRVWIFCIVVLFPVTFVYSQQNSGLAEEFTKLEDYLRNPKLTEEQKKKNFETNMVSSVRSTLSKKLSNPKKDLKELKFQDLQTERPEGTNTFFVKYKNYYFQYQFPVDPETYVTSPSEEIVLEKPDGLDLSSGAHKEEKKN; encoded by the coding sequence ATGAAACGAGTTTGGATTTTTTGTATTGTTGTATTATTTCCTGTGACTTTTGTATATTCACAACAAAACTCAGGTTTGGCGGAAGAGTTTACAAAGTTAGAGGATTACCTTCGAAATCCGAAACTGACAGAAGAACAGAAAAAGAAAAATTTCGAAACCAATATGGTGAGCTCAGTCAGAAGTACACTCTCCAAAAAACTATCCAATCCTAAAAAGGATTTAAAGGAATTAAAATTTCAGGACTTACAAACAGAACGTCCAGAAGGTACTAATACTTTTTTTGTTAAATATAAGAATTATTATTTTCAATACCAATTTCCTGTAGATCCAGAAACTTATGTTACCTCTCCTTCAGAAGAAATCGTTTTAGAAAAACCTGATGGTTTGGACCTTAGTTCCGGCGCTCATAAAGAAGAAAAAAAGAATTAA
- a CDS encoding ATP-dependent helicase, with amino-acid sequence MELVGLNSEQKKAVESVEGPLLILAGAGSGKTRVITYRIANLILNHKVYPNQILAVTFTNKAAEEMRTRCRSLLPEGSGEPLVRTFHSLCLYLLRREGKALGLGNNFTVYDSDMQESLIKEILKSKDMDTKEFRPSSLANTFSGAKDSFMTAEEYAKKKADDSYTKTIASVFLEYEKRKDLRNALDFGDLILKTVILFRDFPVILEKYQRLWKYIMVDEYQDTNKIQYHLVQSLSSFHKNLCVVGDDDQSIYSWRGADISNILNFKKDYPEAVVVKLEENYRSTKTIIETAAALISNNKQRTNKTLRTENPMGDKIKLSSYQNELEEAEGIVQKIQSGVRRGQKYSQFAVFYRTNSQSRYFEEALRKRAIPYKIFGGFRFFDRKEVKDLIAYLSVVVNPVDSTSLLRIINSPPRGIGDTTVSRLLSHSVNEGISLFECLGKAVPEIKKGTLQKLSSLYRMFDSAMEDLGKKTPSEIAYEVLEHSGYREFLENEGTEDSFSRLSNLNEFVNALKEFEENNPEATLEEYLGNISLITSEDNTKDLPDYVILMTVHNAKGLEFQHVFMAGMEEGTFPHFLSIDSADGLEEERRLAYVAITRARKNLEISFSRFTRKFGDVEARLPSQFLEELPNQYLEGEFTENRYGVRRPEFAPRAERFQKSEEKFESVLAKTGDGDYQVGTKVRHKVYGEGRILTVSGSGDNRKVEVRFGSHLDKKFLLAYTPLEIIS; translated from the coding sequence GTGGAGTTAGTTGGACTCAATTCCGAACAAAAAAAAGCAGTTGAGTCAGTAGAAGGTCCTCTACTGATTTTAGCTGGCGCGGGTTCTGGAAAAACCCGAGTGATCACCTACCGGATTGCCAACTTAATTTTAAATCATAAGGTTTATCCGAACCAAATTCTAGCTGTTACCTTTACGAACAAAGCCGCAGAAGAAATGCGCACTCGTTGTCGCAGTTTATTACCTGAGGGGAGTGGGGAACCTTTGGTGAGAACCTTTCACTCACTTTGTTTGTATTTACTTCGGAGAGAAGGTAAAGCCTTAGGACTTGGAAATAATTTCACTGTTTATGACAGCGATATGCAAGAATCCCTCATTAAAGAAATTCTAAAATCCAAGGATATGGATACAAAAGAGTTTCGTCCTTCAAGCCTTGCTAATACGTTTTCCGGTGCAAAAGATTCGTTTATGACTGCTGAAGAATATGCCAAAAAAAAGGCAGATGATTCTTATACAAAGACAATTGCTTCCGTTTTTTTAGAATATGAAAAAAGAAAGGATCTAAGAAACGCTCTCGATTTTGGAGACCTAATTTTAAAAACCGTAATTTTGTTCCGTGATTTCCCTGTGATTTTGGAAAAATACCAAAGGTTATGGAAATACATCATGGTAGATGAATACCAAGATACAAATAAAATCCAATATCACTTGGTTCAGTCACTTTCTTCATTCCATAAAAACTTATGTGTTGTGGGCGATGATGACCAGTCTATATATTCTTGGCGTGGTGCGGATATTTCGAATATTCTAAATTTCAAAAAAGATTATCCTGAAGCCGTTGTGGTTAAGTTGGAAGAAAACTATCGTTCCACAAAAACCATTATCGAAACGGCTGCTGCGTTAATTTCCAATAACAAACAAAGAACTAATAAAACCCTTCGCACTGAAAATCCAATGGGCGATAAAATCAAACTCAGTTCTTATCAAAATGAACTGGAAGAAGCGGAAGGAATTGTTCAAAAAATTCAATCTGGGGTGAGACGAGGACAAAAGTATTCTCAGTTTGCTGTTTTTTATAGAACCAATTCCCAGTCCCGATACTTTGAAGAGGCCTTACGAAAAAGAGCCATTCCTTATAAGATTTTTGGGGGTTTTCGATTTTTTGACAGAAAAGAGGTAAAGGATTTAATTGCTTACCTTTCTGTTGTTGTGAATCCCGTGGACTCTACCTCACTCCTTCGGATTATTAACTCACCTCCACGTGGGATCGGTGATACAACGGTGAGTCGTTTGTTATCTCATTCAGTGAATGAAGGTATTTCTTTATTCGAATGTTTGGGGAAAGCAGTTCCTGAAATCAAAAAGGGAACCTTACAAAAGTTGAGTTCTTTGTACAGGATGTTTGATTCTGCAATGGAAGATCTTGGAAAAAAAACTCCCTCAGAAATTGCTTATGAAGTTTTGGAACATTCGGGTTACCGGGAGTTTTTAGAAAATGAAGGAACAGAAGATTCTTTTTCTCGGCTTTCCAATTTAAATGAATTTGTCAATGCACTGAAAGAATTTGAAGAAAATAATCCTGAAGCCACACTCGAAGAATACCTTGGAAATATCTCTCTCATCACTAGCGAAGACAATACAAAAGATTTACCGGACTATGTGATCCTAATGACAGTTCACAATGCCAAAGGTTTGGAATTCCAACATGTTTTTATGGCGGGAATGGAAGAGGGAACCTTTCCCCATTTTTTATCGATTGATTCGGCCGATGGATTGGAAGAAGAAAGAAGGCTTGCTTATGTGGCCATCACTCGGGCTAGAAAAAATTTAGAGATTAGTTTTTCAAGGTTTACAAGAAAATTTGGAGATGTAGAAGCAAGACTTCCCTCTCAATTTTTAGAGGAACTTCCGAACCAATACCTAGAAGGTGAATTTACAGAAAACCGGTATGGAGTTCGTAGGCCTGAGTTTGCCCCGCGTGCAGAGAGATTCCAAAAGTCGGAAGAAAAATTTGAATCGGTCCTTGCCAAAACTGGGGATGGGGACTACCAAGTGGGAACGAAAGTGCGTCATAAAGTCTACGGAGAAGGGCGAATTTTGACTGTTTCTGGATCAGGAGACAATCGCAAAGTAGAAGTCAGATTCGGTTCCCATTTAGATAAAAAATTCTTATTGGCATACACACCATTAGAGATAATTTCATAA